Proteins encoded together in one Gemmatimonadota bacterium DH-78 window:
- a CDS encoding D-aminoacylase: MGARRGLAVALLLGAVAAPLRAQDTAGPYDLILRNGRVVDGTGNPWYRADVAIRGDRIAAIGDLSDASAAREIDAAGRLVTPGFIDTHSHAGGGLASPGLSHARPLLAQGVTTVFVNPDGGGPVDIEAQRAALLADGLGVNAAPFISHGSVRRAVLGMDDRLADADEMNRMRALVQAGMEAGAWGLSSGPFYAPGSYSDTDELVELAKVVAPFGGAYQSHIRDESDYTIGVVAAVDEVITVAREAGIVGVWTHAKALGPPVWGFSMALLRRLEQARAEGVEVYADQYPYPASATGLTAALLPRWAQAGGTDSLLARLDRPDDLAAIREAVVDNLARRGGADRIQFRRFRSDVRIEGRTLDDVARERGLHPVDAAIELFRQGAPSIVSFNMHDDDLRAIMVHPLTMTASDGDLVPWQEGVPHPRSYAAFTRKLVTYVREEGVVGLEAAIRSMTSLPAQAYRMPDRGVLRVGAVADLAVFHLERLGTRSEFTDPHHLSEGMEWVIVNGELAIDEGEFTGALAGRVLRRN; the protein is encoded by the coding sequence ATGGGCGCGCGTCGCGGGCTCGCGGTCGCGCTCCTCCTCGGCGCGGTGGCCGCACCGCTCCGCGCGCAGGACACCGCCGGTCCCTACGACCTGATCCTCCGCAACGGGCGGGTCGTCGACGGCACCGGCAACCCGTGGTATCGGGCCGACGTCGCCATCCGCGGCGACCGCATCGCCGCCATCGGCGATCTGTCGGACGCCTCGGCCGCCCGTGAGATCGACGCCGCCGGCCGCCTCGTCACGCCCGGCTTCATCGACACCCACAGCCACGCCGGCGGCGGGCTCGCCTCCCCCGGGCTGAGTCACGCCCGTCCGCTGCTCGCCCAGGGGGTGACCACGGTGTTCGTGAACCCGGACGGCGGCGGGCCCGTCGACATCGAGGCCCAGCGCGCCGCGCTGCTGGCCGACGGACTGGGGGTGAATGCCGCCCCCTTCATCTCTCACGGCTCGGTGAGACGGGCGGTGCTGGGCATGGACGACCGGTTGGCCGACGCCGACGAGATGAACCGCATGCGCGCGCTGGTGCAGGCGGGCATGGAGGCCGGGGCCTGGGGGCTGTCGAGCGGTCCCTTCTACGCGCCGGGCAGCTATTCCGACACCGACGAACTCGTCGAACTGGCGAAGGTGGTGGCGCCCTTCGGCGGCGCCTACCAGAGCCACATTCGCGACGAGTCGGACTACACGATCGGAGTGGTCGCGGCCGTCGACGAGGTGATCACGGTGGCCCGCGAGGCGGGCATCGTCGGTGTCTGGACCCACGCCAAGGCGCTCGGGCCGCCGGTGTGGGGGTTCTCGATGGCGCTTCTGCGCAGGCTGGAGCAGGCGCGCGCCGAGGGGGTGGAGGTGTACGCCGACCAGTACCCCTACCCGGCCTCGGCCACGGGGCTCACCGCCGCGCTCCTGCCGCGCTGGGCGCAGGCGGGGGGCACCGATTCGCTGCTCGCCCGCCTCGATCGCCCCGACGATCTGGCGGCGATCCGCGAGGCGGTGGTCGACAACCTCGCCCGCCGGGGCGGGGCCGACCGCATCCAGTTCCGGCGCTTCCGGAGCGATGTGCGGATCGAGGGCCGCACCCTGGACGATGTCGCGCGGGAGCGGGGACTCCATCCGGTCGACGCCGCCATCGAGCTCTTTCGGCAGGGCGCGCCGAGCATCGTCAGCTTCAACATGCACGACGACGACCTGCGGGCGATCATGGTGCACCCGCTCACCATGACCGCCTCCGACGGCGATCTGGTGCCCTGGCAGGAGGGAGTCCCCCACCCCCGATCCTATGCCGCCTTCACCCGCAAGCTGGTGACGTACGTGCGCGAGGAGGGCGTGGTGGGGCTCGAGGCCGCGATTCGCTCGATGACGTCGCTGCCGGCGCAGGCGTATCGCATGCCCGATCGCGGCGTGCTGCGTGTGGGTGCGGTGGCCGATCTCGCGGTCTTCCATCTCGAGCGGCTCGGCACGCGATCGGAGTTCACCGATCCCCACCACCTCTCCGAGGGCATGGAGTGGGTGATCGTCAACGGCGAACTGGCGATCGACGAGGGCGAGTTCACCGGGGCGCTGGCGGGACGGGTGCTCCGCAGGAACTGA
- a CDS encoding DUF1569 domain-containing protein, which produces MPLTPHPDLPDAATLSAAAARLESTTRPQWGRMSAPQMVEHCARFNEIYLGRQAVSPVVRLLARMFGGLFIKKFLRASPFEMQRNMKTLPELQMTSEPAEPDHFEADRARLLATLAEIESITGRWKHPLYGTIDAEVGRALTRHHLAHHLHQFGVLEPASST; this is translated from the coding sequence ATGCCCCTCACGCCGCACCCCGATCTTCCCGATGCCGCCACCCTGTCCGCCGCGGCCGCTCGGCTCGAGTCGACCACCCGGCCGCAGTGGGGGCGCATGTCGGCCCCCCAGATGGTGGAGCACTGCGCCCGCTTCAACGAGATCTACCTGGGGCGTCAGGCGGTGTCGCCGGTGGTGCGCCTGCTGGCCCGAATGTTCGGCGGCCTCTTCATCAAGAAGTTTCTCCGCGCCTCACCCTTCGAGATGCAGCGCAACATGAAGACGCTGCCGGAGCTGCAGATGACATCGGAGCCCGCGGAGCCCGACCACTTCGAGGCGGATCGCGCCCGACTGCTCGCGACGCTCGCCGAGATCGAGTCGATCACCGGCCGCTGGAAGCACCCGCTCTACGGCACCATCGACGCCGAGGTGGGCCGCGCGCTCACCCGCCACCACCTGGCCCATCACCTCCATCAGTTCGGGGTGTTGGAGCCGGCTTCGTCCACCTGA
- a CDS encoding deoxyhypusine synthase family protein produces the protein MGAVRRFMETHYRHFNARETVAAAQAWEEHLAAGGKMMVTLAGAMSTGELGIILARMIREGKVHAISCTGANLEEDVFNLVAHDEYEIIHDWRALSADDEQALYDRGMNRVTDTCIPEDVMRHLERRLIERWAAACESGERKMPYQFLFDLLQSGDLEPHYQIDPAHSWMLAAAEMGVPVWSPGWEDSTTGNMFAANVLMGNVPHHQCVMSGTEQFADLIEWYRANHGGGDVPSVGFFQIGGGIAGDFAICTVPSIIQDMQEEVPFWGYFAQITDAATSYGGYSGAPPNEKITWGKLEPGTPKFFINSDAMIVAPLIFGYLLGD, from the coding sequence ATGGGCGCCGTTCGCCGCTTCATGGAAACCCACTATCGGCACTTCAACGCCCGCGAAACCGTGGCGGCCGCCCAGGCGTGGGAGGAGCACCTCGCCGCCGGCGGCAAGATGATGGTCACCCTGGCCGGCGCGATGTCGACGGGGGAGCTGGGCATCATCCTGGCCCGCATGATCCGCGAGGGGAAGGTGCACGCCATCTCGTGCACGGGCGCCAATCTGGAGGAGGACGTCTTCAACCTCGTCGCGCACGACGAGTACGAGATCATCCACGACTGGCGGGCGCTGTCGGCCGACGACGAGCAGGCGCTCTACGACCGGGGCATGAACCGGGTGACCGACACCTGCATTCCGGAAGACGTCATGCGTCATCTGGAGCGCCGCCTCATCGAGCGGTGGGCCGCCGCCTGCGAGTCGGGCGAGCGCAAGATGCCCTACCAGTTCCTCTTCGACCTGCTCCAGAGCGGCGACCTCGAGCCCCACTACCAGATCGACCCCGCGCATTCCTGGATGCTCGCGGCCGCCGAGATGGGGGTGCCGGTGTGGTCGCCCGGCTGGGAGGACTCCACCACCGGCAACATGTTCGCGGCCAACGTGCTGATGGGGAACGTGCCGCACCACCAGTGCGTGATGAGCGGTACCGAGCAGTTCGCGGATCTGATCGAGTGGTACCGCGCCAACCACGGCGGGGGCGACGTGCCCTCGGTGGGCTTCTTCCAGATCGGGGGCGGCATCGCGGGCGATTTCGCCATCTGCACCGTGCCCTCGATCATTCAGGACATGCAGGAAGAGGTGCCCTTCTGGGGCTACTTCGCCCAGATCACCGACGCGGCCACCTCGTACGGCGGCTACTCGGGCGCGCCGCCGAACGAGAAGATCACCTGGGGCAAGCTGGAGCCGGGCACCCCGAAGTTCTTCATCAACTCCGATGCGATGATCGTGGCCCCGCTCATCTTCGGGTACCTGCTGGGGGACTGA
- a CDS encoding gamma-glutamyltransferase, translating into MRHPTRRLLRGLSFAFVVTVFAGCGGGASDGVDLAAIDAAIEAAPVARSAGGVVAAAQPLAARAGARMLALGGNAVDAAVASAFALSVVEPTMSGLGGRAQILIRLPDGRHVGIDGTTQAPDSYDPDTAPQAGYGYPTVGVPGVPAALLRALEEHGSLDRATVMQPAIDLAENGFELLPMEAARHAAAADEIAEFEGTAASFLNAEGTTRAAGERWVQPDLARTLRALAEGGHDAFYRGEIAEAIAADMQANGGAVTLESLAAYEAESSEIVTGSYRGHELIGLWLPSYGAITIEILQLLETLDLAALDEADWALAVAEAIRVGYLDRPEQRTLDDAARLTSKAWAAERAPMMRVGAGMGAAVGAAQPAAAPLPDPAPTDPAPAATDPAHAATGPAPAPTPATLAADGHTTHLTTADRSGMVVALTQSLGPNLGSKVITPGLGFVYAATLGGYLGRMEPGERARSHISPFMVERDGVPFLALGAAGGGRIPTAIVAAISRVIDRDHPLAEALQAPRIVPEFPSQSEGGDPEAETAVEIELETGLGFDSTVVAALRDLGIEVEPIDRSGAFGRIHAVRWHPDTGEWEGAADPDWEGVAAVPGGG; encoded by the coding sequence ATGCGTCACCCGACCCGCCGCCTCCTCCGCGGCCTCTCGTTCGCCTTCGTCGTCACCGTCTTCGCCGGATGCGGCGGCGGCGCGTCGGACGGGGTCGACCTCGCCGCCATCGATGCCGCGATCGAAGCGGCCCCGGTCGCCCGCTCGGCGGGGGGCGTGGTGGCGGCCGCCCAGCCGCTGGCCGCGCGCGCCGGCGCCCGGATGCTCGCGCTGGGCGGCAACGCCGTCGACGCAGCGGTGGCGAGCGCCTTCGCGCTGTCGGTGGTCGAGCCCACCATGAGCGGGCTCGGGGGGCGCGCTCAGATCCTCATTCGCCTTCCGGACGGGCGTCATGTGGGAATCGACGGCACCACCCAGGCGCCCGACAGCTACGATCCCGACACCGCGCCGCAGGCCGGCTACGGCTACCCGACGGTGGGGGTGCCCGGGGTGCCCGCGGCGCTGCTGCGCGCGCTCGAAGAGCACGGCTCTCTCGACCGCGCCACGGTGATGCAGCCGGCCATCGACCTGGCGGAGAACGGCTTCGAGCTGCTGCCGATGGAGGCCGCACGGCACGCGGCCGCCGCCGACGAGATCGCCGAGTTCGAGGGCACCGCCGCGAGCTTCCTGAACGCGGAGGGCACCACGCGCGCGGCGGGGGAGCGGTGGGTGCAGCCCGACCTCGCCCGCACCCTGCGGGCCCTCGCGGAAGGCGGCCACGACGCCTTCTATCGGGGCGAGATCGCGGAGGCGATCGCCGCCGACATGCAGGCCAACGGCGGGGCGGTCACCCTCGAGTCGCTGGCGGCTTACGAGGCGGAGAGCTCGGAGATCGTGACCGGCTCGTACCGGGGGCACGAGCTGATCGGGCTGTGGCTGCCCTCCTACGGGGCCATCACGATCGAGATTCTGCAGCTGCTCGAGACCCTCGACCTCGCCGCCCTAGACGAGGCCGACTGGGCGCTGGCCGTGGCGGAGGCCATCCGGGTGGGGTACCTCGATCGCCCGGAGCAGCGGACGCTCGACGACGCGGCGCGGCTCACCTCCAAGGCGTGGGCGGCCGAGCGGGCACCCATGATGCGCGTGGGGGCGGGGATGGGCGCCGCGGTCGGCGCCGCCCAGCCCGCGGCCGCGCCGCTGCCGGACCCCGCACCCACGGACCCCGCACCCGCGGCGACGGACCCCGCCCACGCAGCGACGGGCCCCGCCCCCGCGCCGACCCCGGCGACGCTCGCGGCCGACGGGCACACCACGCACCTGACCACGGCCGACCGCAGCGGCATGGTGGTGGCGCTCACCCAGTCGCTCGGCCCCAACCTCGGCTCGAAGGTGATCACCCCCGGGCTCGGCTTCGTCTACGCCGCCACGCTGGGCGGATACCTGGGCCGCATGGAGCCGGGCGAGCGGGCCCGCTCGCACATCTCGCCCTTCATGGTCGAGCGCGACGGGGTGCCCTTTCTCGCCCTCGGTGCCGCGGGAGGGGGACGGATTCCCACCGCCATCGTCGCCGCGATCAGCCGGGTGATCGACCGCGATCACCCGCTCGCCGAGGCCCTGCAGGCCCCGCGGATCGTGCCGGAGTTTCCGAGCCAGTCGGAGGGGGGAGATCCCGAGGCGGAGACCGCCGTGGAGATCGAGCTCGAGACCGGTCTCGGCTTCGACTCCACGGTGGTGGCCGCGCTCCGCGACCTCGGGATCGAGGTGGAGCCGATCGACCGGTCGGGGGCCTTCGGCCGCATCCACGCCGTGCGCTGGCACCCCGATACCGGCGAGTGGGAGGGGGCCGCCGACCCCGACTGGGAAGGGGTGGCCGCCGTGCCGGGGGGCGGGTGA